Proteins encoded within one genomic window of Aspergillus nidulans FGSC A4 chromosome VII:
- a CDS encoding uncharacterized protein (transcript_id=CADANIAT00008998) → MPKASPGYLLGGASLFLNIIVTVLHGGSFIEAVTVSFGVLSCFVVLALLLIVTNVSKMNARVPREGWKTITYGCGFGYFITATGVTAGGITWSALQAVSEAAGSGIGSNRQALLIARCVLWALSVLTQGMLCGVLLTTTSSNDNCNQWPTPIAYELGSIASNRTEVHQKGASRAASSIAESQCPSIETITPSRPSISRKTSHRSDRYSGKTLIQSDSKSNSLDLDSTLIPYPESATTHTTVSASYEDQGSDKGHSRPQQLQRSGSQIKRSLDSVMLRPLSTISSSTQLAPNKQPPSKIKVPDESNIHPLFRSGSRSPPPTATPSTMVVAAPDAGQTITVSTLQRMRSTRSFGTYSSRRKSLLEQTDYLFEDVEHKAGSILGYYPQQAHSMQ, encoded by the exons ATGCCCAAAGCCTCCCCGGGCTACCTGCTGGGAGGCGCCTCATTGTTTTTAAACATCATTGTCACCGTCCTCCATG GTGGATCTTTCATTGAAGCGGTCACTGTCAGCTTCGGCGTACTCAGTTGTTTTGTGGTTCTCGCCTTGCTGTTGATTGTGACAAACGTTTCAAAAATGAACGCTAGGGTACCGCGAGAAGGATGGAAAACCATCACCTACGGATGTGGATTCGGGTATTTCATAACTGCAACTGGCGTGACGGCGGGAGGAATAACATGGAGTGCCTTGCAGGCTGTGAGTGAGGCGGCAGGTTCAGGCATTGGCTCAAATCGACAAGCGCTGTTGATTGCCCGCTGTGTGTTATGGGCACTCTCAGTTCTTACCCAAGGAATGTTGTGCGGCGTCCTTTTGACGACCACCTCGAGCAATGACAATTGCAACCAATGGCCGACCCCAATTGCATACGAGCTCGGCAGTATTGCCTCCAACCGAACAGAGGTACACCAGAAAGGGGCGTCTCGCGCAGCCTCGTCGATTGCCGAATCGCAATGCCCGTCCATTGAGACAATAACTCCGAGCCGACCATCGATTTCGAGAAAAACGTCTCATCGATCAGACCGTTATTCCGGCAAAACACTGATCCAGTCAGACTCCAAATCTAATTCACTCGACCTGGACTCCACTCTCATTCCCTATCCCGAAAGTGCAACGACACACACCACAGTCAGCGCTTCCTATGAAGATCAGGGCAGCGATAAGGGTCACAGTCGGCCACAGCAGCTTCAACGGAGTGGCTCGCAAATTAAACGGTCCCTCGACAGTGTGATGCTTCGCCCTTTATCAACAATATCGTCCTCTACGCAGTTAGCGCCAAACAAGCAACCTCCTTCAAAGATCAAAGTGCCTGATGAAAGCAACATACATCCCCTATTTCGCTCTGGTAGTCGCTCCCCTCCTCCGACAGCCACGCCAAGTACAATGGTAGTCGCCGCGCCGGATGCGGGTCAAACGATTACCGTGAGCACTCTGCAGAGAATGAGGTCGACACGCTCATTTGGGACCTACTCTTCGCGAAGGAAGTCTTTGTTGGAACAAACGGATTACCTTTTTGAGGATGTGGAGCACAAGGCAGGGTCTATCTTGGGCTATTACCCACAGCAAGCGCACTCGATGCAGTGA
- the rip1 gene encoding ubiquinol--cytochrome-c reductase catalytic subunit RIP1 (transcript_id=CADANIAT00008999), with the protein MALSFTSGSLLRACARKQLSTTSRAVVASQQRYSSSFDSPFTAKDTLKVPDFSKYSSKKAPRSNQVFSYFVAGTMGLASAVGAKATVQDFLVNMSASADVLAQAKVEIGLATIPEGKNVIIKWRGKPVFIRHRTQDEIKEAQEYDWKTLRDPQPDEERVQKAEWLVMLGVCTHLGCVPIGESGDFGGWFCPCHGSHYDISGRIRKGPAPLNLEVPQYNFPDEETLIIG; encoded by the exons ATGGCTCTCTCCTTTACTTCCGGCTCTTTGCTGCGTGCCTGCGCCCGCAAGCAGCTGTCCACAACGTCCCGCGCCGTCGTCGCCTCCCAGCAACGGTACAGCTCGAGCTTCGACAGCCCATTTACCGCCAAAGACACCCTGAAGGTCCCTGATTTCAGCAAGTACTCTTCTAAGAAGGCTCCTCGCTCTAACCAGGTCTTTTCCTACTTCGTCGCCGGTACTATGGGTTTGGCTTCTGCCGTTGGGGCCAAGGCTACTGTTCAGG ACTTCCTTGTCAATATGTCCGCCTCCGCCGACGTCCTCGCTCAGGCCAAGGTTGAAATCGGTCTCGCTACAATTCCTGAGGGCAAGAAC GTTATCATCAAGTGGCGTGGCAAGCCCGTGTTCATCCGTCACCGTACCCAGGATGAGATTAAGGAGGCTCAAGAGTACGACTGGAAGACCCTCCGTGACCCCCAGCCCGATGAGGAGCGTGTGCAGAAGGCCGAGTGGCTCGTTATGCTTG GTGTCTGCACCCACCTTGGTTGTGTGCCCATCGGTGAGTCCGGTGACTTCGGCGGCTGGTTCTGCCCCTGCCATGGTTCGCACTACGATATCTCCGGCCGTATTAGGAAGGGACCCGCCCCTCTGAACCTGGAGGTTCCCCAGTACAACTTCCCCGACGAGGAGACCCTTATCATTGGTTAA
- a CDS encoding uncharacterized protein (transcript_id=CADANIAT00009000): MLEQCDLCRRNGYGTVAYPLASTMTKRIQELFIQYLVEQGHNVVKSERKPRKTIQYKDLDNLEFLADVIPKTTTYKQFKEKRAKESGKDLEIEKGQRTLNGSLPPVAETEKDSPSETKEASVPRGSRPPTVMMLVDGPGDSQARDDGDVEMADQ, encoded by the exons ATGCTCGAACAATGCGACCTTTGTCGTCGCAATGGCTACGGTACTGTGGCTTATCCCCTCGCCTCGACAATGACTAAACGGATTCAGGAACTCTTCATCCAATATCTCGTGGAACAAGGGCATAATGTTGTCAAATCGGAACGGAAACCTCGAAAGACTATTCAGTACAAGGACTTGG ACAACCTAGAATTTCTCGCCGATGTCATACCGAAGACGACAACATATAAACagttcaaggagaagcgagCGAAGGAATCAGGCAAGGACCTCGAGATCGAAAAAGGACAGCGCACGCTAAACGGGTCTCTACCACCGGTAGCTGAGACAGAGAAGGACAGCCCGTCAGAGACGAAAGAGGCTTCAGTACCCCGCGGATCAAGGCCTCCGACTGTTATGATGCTGGTGGATGGGCCGGGTGACTCGCAGGCAAGGGATGACGGTGATGTTGAAATGGCAGATCAATAA
- a CDS encoding chloride channel protein (transcript_id=CADANIAT00009001) has protein sequence MTFNKAMSSMPVSSSSRSPLPSPSPLTERRLFRTFSGLSASSRPRSPTGNGHAPVTEEISEIKRYEDFTTIDWVQDAVHEQARRRIKRQEGSGFWDKEGTFKWRLKVRESYDAGQAWLVITIVGAVIGLIAAVLNIITEWLSDIKLGYCTTAFYLNQQFCCWGAEGAAKLVKSFAPYAAGSGISEIKCIIAGFVMKGFLGGWTLLIKSIALPLAIASGLSVGKEGPSVHFAVCTGNVISRFFTKYKRSASKTREVLTATAAAGVAVAFGSPIGGVLFSLEEVASYFPLKTLWRSYFCALVATGVLSVMNPFRTGQLVMFQVRYDRSWHFFELIFFVIIGIFGGLYGALVIKWNLRVQAFRKKYLSQHAVVESVILAVVTAVICFPNMFLKINMTEMMEILFQECEGEHDYHGLCESKYRWSMVFSLATATILRIFLVIISYGCKVPAGIFVPSMAIGASFGRMVGIMVQALHESFPDSKFFAACEPDLPCITPGTYAFLGAGAALSGIMHLTISVTVIMFELTGALTYILPTMIVVGVTKAVGDRFGNGGIADRMIWANGFPFLDNKEDHVFNVPVSHAMTTDPVSLPASDFPVREAEHLLNDNKFQGFPIIEDRSSKILVGYIGRTELRYAIDRARREGMISPSAQCVFTKDAAEASVARRASSTLQRTLLTPDTFDNIESSSGASFVDFSRYIDNTPLTVHPRLPLETVMEIFKKMGPRVILVEHRGRLTGLVTVKDCLKYQFKVEAEEQALAATHHPELPLGAYQAKDNGTLEERIWNLMQKIGSRFSKSSGQPRDAMPLPQDDQSPIGVGNDADGRMVELEERP, from the exons ATGACG TTTAACAAGGCGATGAGCTCAATGCCTgtctcatcgtcctcgcggtcccctcttccctctccctccccgcTGACCGAACGTCGCCTGTTTAGAACTTTCTCGGGGTTATCAGCCTCGTCGCGACCACGCTCGCCCACAGGCAATGGCCATGCTCCGGTAACAGAGGAGATAAGCGAGATCAAACGGTACGAGGACTTTACCACTATCGACTGGGTCCAGGATGCGGTACACGAGCAAGCGCGACGGCGGATAAAGCGCCAGGAAGGCTCGGGGTTTTGGGACAAAGAAGGCACCTTTAAATGGAGGCTTAAAGTACGGGAGTCTTATGACGCTGGGCAAGCTTGGCTTGTCATTACGATCGTCGGGGCAGTCATTGGGCTGATAGCGGCTGTTTTGAATATTATTACTGAGTGGCTGTCGGATATTAAATTGGGTTACTGTACGACGGCGTTTTATCTCAATCAACAGTTCTGTTGCTggggtgctgaaggag CTGCGAAGTTGGTCAAGTCGTTTGCGCCATACGCTGCCGGATCAGGCATCTCCGAAATAAAATGCATCATCGCCGGCTTCGTAATGAAGGGTTTCTTGGGTGGATGGACACTTTTGATCAAGTCAATTGCGCTTCCACTGGCCATCGCTTCGGGTTTATCAGTAGGTAAAGAGGGGCCAAGTGTTCACTTTGCGGTCTGTACCGGAAACGTCATCTCGCGATTCTTTACCAAATACAAGCGGAGCGCATCGAAGACTAGAGAAGTTTTGACAGCAACTGCAGCCGCCGGCGTCGCTGTTGCTTTTGGCAGTCCGATTGGTGGCGTATTGTTCTCTCTCGAA GAAGTAGCGTCCTATTTCCCATTGAAGACCCTATGGCGGAGCTACTTCTGTGCTCTGGTTGCGACGGGAGTGTTGTCG GTTATGAACCCCTTTAGAACTGGGCAGCTCGTCATGTTCCAGGTGCGATATGACCGATCATGGCACTTTTTCGAATTGATATTTTTCGTCATTATTGGTATATTTGGTGGATTGTATGGAGCGTTGGTGATCAAATGGAACCTCCGCGTCCAAGCGTTCAGGAAGAAGTACCTCTCTCAACATGCCGTAGTTGAGTCCGTGATCCTAGCCGTTGTTACGGCAGTTATATGTTTCCCCAATATGTTCTTGAAGATCAACATGACTGAAATGATGGAGATCTTGTTCCAAGAATGCGAGGGAGAGCATGACTACCATGGCCTTTGCGA GTCGAAGTATCGCTGGTCAATGGTGTTCTCATTAGCTACAGCCACAATTTTACGGATATTCTTAGTGATAATATCCTATGGCTGTAAGGTGCCGGCTGGAATTTTTGTTCCATCAATGGCGATCGGGGCGTCTTTTGGCCGCATGGTCGGTATTATGGTCCAGGCATTGCATGAATCGTTTCCAGATTCGAAGTTCTTCGCAGCTTGCGAGCCGGACCTCCCTTGTATCACGCCTGGCACCTATGCATTCTTaggcgcaggcgcagctCTGAGCGGAATCATGCACTTGACTATCTCAGTGACCGTGATTATGTTCGAGCTGACTGGGGCTCTGACCTATATTCTTCCCACTATG ATCGTGGTGGGTGTCACCAAAGCAGTGGGAGACCGCTTCGGGAACGGCGGCATAGCTGACCGCATGATCTGGGCCAATGGGTTCCCATTCCTTGATAATAAAGAGGATCACGTCTTTAATGTCCCTGTTTCCCATGCAATGACCACTGACCCGGTATCGCTTCCTGCCTCTGACTTCCCAGTGCGTGAAGCAGAGCACCTTCTGAATGATAATAAATTCCAAGGCTTCCCAATCATAGAAGACCGCTCGAGCAAAATCTTGGTTGGGTACATTGGCCGCACGGAACTGCGTTACGCTATCGATCGAGCCAGAAGGGAAGGTATGATTTCTCCTAGCGCCCAGTGCGTGTTCACCAAGGACGCAGCGGAAGCCTCAGTCGCCCGCCGCGCCTCCTCTACTTTGCAGCGTACTCTCTTAACACCCGACACTTTCGATAATATCGAGAGCAGTTCTGGGGCGAGTTTCGTGGACTTTAGCAGATACATCGACAACACGCCATTAACCGTACACCCACGCCTGCCGCTAGAAACCGTCATGgagatcttcaagaagatggGACCTCGTGTCATTTTGGTTGAGCACCGTGGCCGACTCACGGGCCTTGTCACGGTCAAGGACTGCCTCAAGTACCAGTTTaaggtcgaggccgaggagcaAGCACTAGCTGCAACACACCATCCCGAACTTCCCCTTGGGGCGTACCAGGCGAAGGATAATGGCACTCTTGAAGAACGCATCTGGAATCTTATGCAGAAGATTGGGTCGAGGTTTTCCAAGAGTTCCGGACAACCACGAGATGCCATGCCTCTCCCGCAAGACGACCAATCTCCAATTGGTGTGGGGAATGACGCAGATGGCCGGATGGTCGAGTTGGAAGAACGACCTTAG
- a CDS encoding EamA family transporter (transcript_id=CADANIAT00009002), producing the protein MSQSTPRPQSQQRPEPRWILLAIASGAFAALNGLFAKLTTDEQTTTFANAMLSLFGAPGDAEGHPVFMFVVRGICLGLNVLCNVIMWAFFTRALTAAPSTTKVSITNTSANFLITALLGMIVFREKVGGLWWLGAAMMGGGCILVGMREES; encoded by the exons ATGTCCCAGTCAACGCCACGGCCCCAATCCCAACAGCGGCCGGAACCGCGCTggatcctcctcgccatcgcgTCAGGCGCATTCGCCGCCTTGAATGGCCTCTTTGCGAAACT CACAACAGATGAACAAACGACCACCTTTGCGAATGCAATGTTGTCTCTCTTCGGCGCTCCCGGCGACGCTGAAGGCCATCCCGTTTTCATGTTTGTTGTGAGGGGG ATATGTCTCGGCCTAAATGTCCTCTGCAACGTGATTATGTGGGCATTTTTCACGCGTGCATTGACAGCCGCGCCGTCCACGACAAAGGTGTCTATCACCAACACGTCGGCAAATTTCCTCATAACGGCCTTGCTCGGTATGATTGTCTTTCGGGAGAAGGTTGGTGGACTATGGTGGTTGGGGGCCGCGATGATGGGGGGAGGGTGTATTCTTGTCGGCATGAGGGAGGAGTCTTGA
- a CDS encoding pyridoxamine-phosphate oxidase PDX3 (transcript_id=CADANIAT00009003): MRHNRLFNPIRPLRWSFPPRRNYHTNPSYFSAMDSTNPQHKRPKKLIFAPGDIEATPETQTPRAGEPLIPASALPPRVVAEALRSDTMTPNTELDNKVLSHPARAHQFVRNPPLTISQLHPTNPLYQFHAWFRDPRLERSSAPETCTLATASLPTGRVSARVVYLKELDERGWTVYSNWGSREGKGGQVFGSSIGQNGDSGFPDSMPSGVDEPLVQDLELKEHGNKWAALTFCWSVLERQVRIEGKVEPLSREESEMYWRTRERGSQIGAWASWQSKVLWSAESGTLVSRRRKSFGPGEDSGSIIYPDIPHDVNETDIDDGRALLEKRVQEMEARFADTKDIPLPPFWGGVRLIPESVEFWQGRRSRLHDRFRYVRIHGTDESSYKWRIERLSP; encoded by the exons ATGCGTCATAATCGACTGTTTAATCCAATCAGACCTCTACGCTGGTCATTCCCACCTCGCCGCAATTATCACACCAATCCGTCCTACTTTTCGGCCATGGACTCTACGAATCCGCAGCACAAGAGACCAAAGAAGCTGATAT TTGCCCCCGGCGACATCGAAGCGACCCCCGAGACCCAAACACCCCGTGCCGGAGAACCCCTCATCCCAGCGTCGGCTCTCCCTCCACGGGTCGTCGCAGAAGCCCTCAGATCTGATACAATGACCCCAAACACCGAACTAGATAATAAAGTTCTGTCGCATCCCGCCCGTGCTCACCAGTTCGTGCGCAATCCTCCATTGACCATCTCCCAACTGCACCCAACGAACCCCCTCTACCAGTTTCATGCGTGGTTCCGCGACCCCCGGCTAGAGCGCTCGTCAGCGCCGGAGACGTGCACGCTAGCTACCGCCTCTCTGCCAACAGGACGCGTGAGTGCTCGCGTTGTGTAcctcaaggagcttgatgaGAGAGGCTGGACGGTATACAGCAATTGGGGGAGTCGGGAGGGGAAAGGCGGACAGGTTTTTGGATCGAGCATTGGCCAAAACGGCGATAGTGGTTTCCCTGACTCTATGCCTTCCGGGGTGGATGAGCCGCTTGTCCAAGACCTGGAGTTAAAGGAGCATGGGAACAAGTGGGCTGCTCTGACATTCTGCTGGTCGGTGTTGGAGCGCCAGGTTCGTATTGAAGGCAAGGTTGAGCCGCTAAGTCgcgaagagagcgagatgTATTGGCGGACACGGGAGCGCGGAAGCCAGATCGGCGCCTGGGCTAGTTGGCAAAGCAAGGTGCTTTGGTCCGCTGAGTCGGGTACTCTTGTGAGCAGACGACGTAAGAGCTTCGGGCCCGGGGAGGACTCTGGCTCAATTATTTACCCTGATATTCCGCATGATGTGAACGAAACGGATATTGACGATGGGCGTgcgctgctggagaagcggGTGCAGGAAATGGAGGCCCGGTTTGCTGATACAAAGGATATCCCCCTCCCTCCGTTCTGGGGAGGCGTGCGTTTGATCCCGGAGTCGGTGGAGTTCTGGCAGGGTCGCCGCAGTCGTCTACATGATCGGTTCCGATATGTTCGGATTCATGGGACAGATGAGTCGTCGTATAAATGGCGGATTGAGCGACTTTCGCCTTAG
- a CDS encoding pentatricopeptide repeat protein (transcript_id=CADANIAT00009004) gives MVFKPFTHIARQSFTKAFTHGYAQSVVAASQSSYASSTTLNHLTVANPAKYSRTTQLQHVFQPSSSSGAGAKASQGSSGGGDAGLAAYYAAWQQAQQTGDDSDWKQLQLKRGLGWKPLTEEEASKRKDENGLSPTARSDLNHSPHLTQASVNADVSAKVEEAVAREIQIQEEQARAEEASEAQDASATEAFPDLPDDVAAVGDIATEESRLASERIEQLACDKKFVDIPGAFAALLRDGLTPTVGAYNALLDSAIELHDDRSQAIPKALDVYSDMLRRRVIPDEQTYRMLVQLFVLRAHDAMKAMEVLEQERVRYGGMEEPGKFMLHSSELEKAILAEDDSLGIALKLFDTATARHADLVFPIDTYRHLISACATEGKVDAMVRVYAHMESHKVTPHASIFPSMIDAFASAGELTSAVECYNEYRSLAVSDDNGTFCIIQRLDGQVYAALIKAYITCGKEENAMRFLDRIRSSFDEVTENRETRQEALESVIIHDALVQHALKSGDYAKALGQAKTRLRDGALDQAMSQICIAAADSGNLEIASEAYDLLPKDVETRQKPAVSMLALHVRDGNVSAARSLWLMLSTVGQATSDMVQPTVMYAVALLKSGRTEESLVEARNMFSRIRSSNDLSSNSLREQINECIHLLSRVLVQSAAILSTQASMSLLWLMAENGALISPVAQHAVAFLGPLEISQLNSRDLALALQVQAGILVNNSAMSFDAAHPIRFSHMLDIALATGLAMDSTTVNLVDQAVNKLFTSRPDMVSRWHSYLGLTSSPSSYISGPHTPVSEISSMSSVLSEDSFDPYAYATDFKGSALIADGLESTNGRPEAHLNEALNRLRNMRRAGRHPRYVTYAKLIGAAAKNNRVDLVHEVLSMARRDVPLLPQYKAVKYGWTSILDAMVAACLTLGDRGLAAKYHHELSELGSAPSANTFGLYITTLKESTKTFDEATEALKIFHRAVAEGVEPTSFLYNALIGKLGKARRIDDCLQYFAEMRANNVRPTSVTYGTIVNALCRVSDERFAEEMFEEMESMPNYKPRPAPYNSMIQYFLNTKRDRSKVLAYYERMLSRNIKPTMHTYKLLIDAHASLEPVDMEAAEKVLETVRASGQEPEAVHYASLIHAKGCVMRDMEAAHDVFKSAVSNPKVNVQPCLYQALLESMVANRQVAQTETVVEDMVKRRVEMTAYIANTLIHGWAAEGNIQKAQAIYNSVGIEKREPSTYEAMTRAFLAADDHASASRTVQEMLSRGYPTAVAHKIADLVGNGAVTATL, from the coding sequence ATGGTCTTCAAGCCGTTTACCCATATCGCGCGTCAGAGTTTCACCAAAGCCTTCACTCATGGCTATGCTCAATCAGTAGTTGCCGCCTCGCAGTCGTCCTACGCGTCGTCAACCACACTCAATCATCTCACCGTTGCGAACCCGGCAAAATACTCTCGAACTACTCAGTTACAACATGTCTTCCAACCGTCGAGTTCTTCAGGTGCCGGCGCGAAGGCCAGCCAGGGTAGCTCGGGTGGTGGTGATGCAGGCTTAGCCGCCTACTATGCGGCGTGGCAACAAGCCCAGCAGACTGGTGACGACAGCGACTGGAAACAGTTGCAGTTGAAACGAGGTCTTGGCTGGAAACCGCTcacggaggaagaagcgagTAAACGAAAGGACGAAAATGGCCTGTCCCCCACCGCTCGGTCCGATCTCAATCACTCTCCGCATCTCACCCAGGCCTCTGTCAATGCCGATGTGAGTGCaaaggttgaagaagcagtggCCCGCGAGATCCAgatacaagaagaacaagcacgGGCGGAGGAAGCGTCGGAGGCGCAGGATGCCTCTGCCACCGAGGCATTCCCGGACCTGCCGGATGATGTAGCTGCTGTTGGTGATATCGCGACAGAAGAGTCCCGCCTTGCTTCAGAAAGGATCGAGCAACTCGCCTGCGATAAGAAGTTTGTGGATATCCCTGGTGCCTTcgcagctcttcttcgagacGGCCTTACGCCGACCGTTGGCGCCTACAATGCTTTGTTGGACTCAGCTATTGAACTCCACGATGATCGATCACAGGCGATCCCGAAGGCGCTCGATGTTTACTCGGATATGCTTCGTCGTAGGGTAATTCCTGATGAACAAACGTACCGGATGCTGGTTCAGCTCTTCGTGTTACGTGCCCACGACGCCATGAAAGCGATGGAGGTgctggagcaggagagggTCCGTTATGGAGGAATGGAGGAGCCTGGAAAGTTCATGCTGCACTCCAGtgagcttgagaaggccATTTTGGCTGAGGATGACTCTCTTGGAATTGCGCTTAAGCTTTTCGACACGGCCACTGCCCGACATGCGGATCTTGTCTTCCCGATCGATACGTACCGCCATTTGATTAGTGCCTGCGCCACTGAGGGTAAGGTTGACGCGATGGTTCGCGTGTATGCACACATGGAGTCTCACAAAGTGACCCCTCACGcctccatcttcccctcAATGATTGACGCCTTTGCTTCCGCCGGCGAGTTGACGAGTGCTGTTGAGTGCTATAATGAGTATAGGTCACTCGCGGTGTCCGATGACAATGGAACATTCTGCATTATTCAGCGTCTGGATGGCCAGGTTTATGCCGCTTTGATCAAGGCTTACATTACATGTGGCAAGGAGGAAAATGCGATGCGTTTCCTCGATCGCATCCGGTCCTCCTTTGATGAAGTTACTGAAAACCGTGAAACGCGACAAGAGGCACTGGAGTCAGTTATCATCCATGACGCCCTTGTGCAACATGCTCTGAAATCGGGAGATTATGCTAAGGCGCTTGGGCAAGCCAAAACTCGGTTACGCGACGGAGCTCTTGATCAGGCCATGTCTCAGATCTGCATAGCGGCGGCCGATTCCGGCAACTTGGAGATCGCTTCCGAAGCATACgatcttctccccaaggacGTGGAGACACGACAGAAGCCTGCCGTTTCTATGTTAGCTTTGCACGTCCGTGACGGCAATGTGTCAGCTGCTCGGTCCTTGTGGCTGATGTTAAGCACTGTGGGTCAGGCAACGTCGGATATGGTGCAGCCGACTGTGATGTATGCAGTCGCTCTTCTGAAGAGTGGTCGCACCGAGGAATCTCTTGTTGAGGCGCGGAATATGTTTAGCCGCATCCGCTCTTCCAACGATCTCTCTTCGAACTCTCTTCGTGAACAGATCAACGAGTGTATTCACCTCCTCAGTCGTGTTCTTGTCCAGAGCGCTGCTATACTTTCAACCCAAGCGTCAATGTCACTTCTCTGGTTGATGGCGGAGAACGGCGCCTTGATCTCACCAGTTGCTCAACACGCCGTTGCGTTTCTAGGACCTCTGGAGATTTCGCAGCTCAATTCACGCGATCTCGCTCTCGCCCTTCAGGTTCAAGCTGGAATTCTGGTCAACAACAGCGCTATGTCTTTTGATGCCGCACACCCTATTCGATTCTCTCATATGTTGGACATTGCTCTAGCAACAGGACTCGCGATGGATTCCACTACCGTCAATCTCGTTGACCAAGCAGTTAATAAGCTTTTCACTAGCCGGCCTGACATGGTCAGCCGATGGCACAGTTACTTGGGCCTGACATCTAGCCCGTCTAGCTACATTTCTGGTCCGCACACCCCTGTCTCGGAGATTTCGAGTATGAGCTCGGTTCTGAGTGAGGACTCGTTTGACCCTTATGCATACGCTACCGACTTCAAGGGATCGGCGCTGATCGCTGATGGACTCGAGAGCACTAATGGTCGGCCCGAGGCTCACCTCAATGAAGCTCTTAATAGGCTCCGCAACATGCGTCGCGCTGGTCGACACCCTCGCTACGTCACCTATGCCAAACTTATTGGGGCTGCAGCCAAGAACAACCGCGTTGATCTTGTGCACGAAGTCTTGAGTATGGCTAGGCGTGacgttcctcttctgccccAGTATAAGGCTGTTAAGTATGGCTGGACTTCTATCCTTGATGCCATGGTTGCCGCTTGCTTAACCCTAGGTGACCGTGGCCTTGCCGCCAAGTATCACCACGAGCTGTCCGAACTTGGCTCTGCCCCCTCTGCCAACACTTTCGGCCTGTACATCACCACATTGAAGGAATCCACCAAGACATTCGACGAAGCCACCGAAGCCTTGAAGATCTTCCACCGTGCTGTTGcagagggtgttgagcccaCATCGTTCTTGTACAATGCTCTTATTGGCAAGCTGGGCAAAGCCCGTCGTATCGATGATTGCCTCCAGTACTTCGCCGAGATGCGTGCCAACAATGTCCGACCTACCAGTGTCACCTATGGAACTATTGTCAACGCACTTTGCCGTGTTAGCGATGAACGTTTTGCCGAGGAGATGTTTGAAGAGATGGAATCCATGCCAAATTACAAACCCCGTCCCGCACCTTACAACTCCATGATTCAATATTTCCTCAACACAAAACGCGACCGCAGCAAGGTTTTGGCCTATTACGAGCGTATGCTCAGCCGCAACATCAAGCCGACCATGCATACCTACAAGCTCCTTATCGACGCGCATGCTTCTCTAGAACCCGTTGATATGGAGGCCGCTGAAAAGGTACTGGAGACTGTTAGGGCATCTGGACAAGAACCGGAAGCCGTGCATTATGCGTCGCTCATTCATGCTAAGGGCTGTGTGATGCGGGATATGGAAGCTGCCCACGACGTGTTCAAGTCTGCTGTTTCAAACCCCAAGGTTAACGTGCAGCCTTGCCTGTACCAGGCCCTTCTCGAATCCATGGTTGCTAACCGCCAGGTCGCGCAGACCGAAACTGTTGTTGAGGACATGGTCAAACGTAGGGTGGAGATGACCGCTTACATCGCCAACACCCTCATCCACGGATGGGCCGCCGAAGGAAACATCCAAAAGGCCCAGGCTATTTATAACAGTGTCGGGATTGAAAAACGGGAACCAAGTACGTACGAGGCCATGACTCGTGCGTTCTTGGCCGCCGACGACCATGCGAGCGCTTCTCGCACGGTGCAGGAGATGCTCTCCCGCGGGTATCCTACGGCCGTGGCTCACAAGATTGCCGATCTTGTGGGCAATGGTGCAGTCACAGCCACTCTCTAA